In a single window of the Elaeis guineensis isolate ETL-2024a chromosome 4, EG11, whole genome shotgun sequence genome:
- the LOC105042944 gene encoding thioredoxin-like 3-3 isoform X2 — MATSAALPAIPISRKSSMTSDPRRLLQSSIMVLHGKPWCRVCSQILPSFCQLSNEFKKFSFIYADIDECPETTLSIRYTPTFHFYRDGERVDEMLGAGEERLHDRLWLHS, encoded by the exons ATGGCAACCTCAGCAGCGCTTCCAGCGATACCCATCTCAAGAAAATCCTCCATGACATCAGATCCTCGAAGACTTCT GCAGTCATCAATTATGGTGCTTCATGGTAAGCCATG GTGCCGTGTATGCAGCCAGATCCTTCCTTCATTCTGCCAGTTGAGCAATGAATTCAAAAAGTTTTCTTTCATATATGCTGATATTGATGAATGCCCTGAAACAACACTAAGTATACGGTACACTCCAACTTTCCATTTTTATCGTGATGGAGAACGGGTCGACGAGATGCTTGGTGCAGGGGAAGAGAGGCTGCATGATCGGCTCTGGTTGCACTCTTAA
- the LOC105042944 gene encoding thioredoxin-like 3-3 isoform X1 gives MGEEGKEEKRGLEATGLSLPPNRHGNLSSASSDTHLKKILHDIRSSKTSAVINYGASWCRVCSQILPSFCQLSNEFKKFSFIYADIDECPETTLSIRYTPTFHFYRDGERVDEMLGAGEERLHDRLWLHS, from the exons atgggcgaggaaggaaaagaggagaagagaggactCGAAGCGACGGGCCTCAGCCTTCCCCCAAATCGCCATGGCAACCTCAGCAGCGCTTCCAGCGATACCCATCTCAAGAAAATCCTCCATGACATCAGATCCTCGAAGACTTCT GCAGTCATCAATTATGGTGCTTCATG GTGCCGTGTATGCAGCCAGATCCTTCCTTCATTCTGCCAGTTGAGCAATGAATTCAAAAAGTTTTCTTTCATATATGCTGATATTGATGAATGCCCTGAAACAACACTAAGTATACGGTACACTCCAACTTTCCATTTTTATCGTGATGGAGAACGGGTCGACGAGATGCTTGGTGCAGGGGAAGAGAGGCTGCATGATCGGCTCTGGTTGCACTCTTAA
- the LOC105042946 gene encoding lysine-specific histone demethylase 1 homolog 3, whose amino-acid sequence MSDQIPPDPLPPFPTSFSQIPSFFPQPNPNSNPDPNPDSNIHLQISFQGKRKRTGVRRKASQLPFLHPTPPPPSFPAPPVAGDPNPIKNLPENPILAADISEEIIVINKEATAEALTALTAGFPADSLTEEEIEAGVVSSIGGIEQVNYILIRNHILSKWRENVSNWLTKEIFSFLIPPHCETLLNSAYNFLVSHGYVNFGIAPAIKEKIPAEPTNPNVIIIGAGLAGLAAARQLMIFGFKVVVLEGRKRCGGRVYTKRLEGSNKFAAAELGGSVLTGTLGNPLGIIAKQLGSTLHKIRDKCPLYRPDGKPVEQEIDIKVENAFNRLLDKASRLRQCMGEVAMDVSLGAALETFRQVYGDAVTEEEMQLFNWHLANLEYANAGLLSKLSLAFWDQDDPYDMGGDHCFLPGGNGRLIQALAENVPIIYEKTVHTIRYGGDGVQVVAGGQVYEGDMALCTVPLGVLKNGSIKFVPELPQRKLDGIKRLGFGLLNKVAMLFPYVFWSTDLDTFGHLSDDPSRRGEFFLFYSYATVAGGPLLIALVAGEAAHNFESMPPTDAVTVVLQILRGIYEPQGIEVPDPLQSVCTRWGTDSFSLGSYSHVAVGASGDDYDILAESVGDGRLFFAGEATTRRYPATMHGAFISGLREAANMAHHANARALQIKVERSPSKNTQTCAALLADLFREPDIEFGNFSVIFGRKSSDPKSTAILRVALGGPRKKSSNEGTKADQQHSNKLLFQQLQSHYNNQQQLHVYTLLSRQQAMELREVRGGDEMRLHYLCEKLGIKLVGRRGLGPAADSVIASIKAERSNRRTNSVSLD is encoded by the exons ATGTCCGACCAAATCCCTCCAGATCCCCTCCCTCCTTTCCCCACCTCCTTCTCCCAAATCCCTTCTTTCTTCCCTCAACCAAACCCTAACTctaatccagaccctaaccctgaTTCTAACATCCACCTCCAAATCTCCTTCCAAGGCAAGCGCAAGCGCACCGGCGTCCGCCGCAAGGCCTCCCAGCTTCCCTTCCTTCACCCCACTCCCCCTCCCCCTTCTTTCCCCGCTCCACCGGTGGCCGGCGATCCCAATCCCATCAAGAACCTGCCTGAGAACCCCATCCTCGCCGCCGACATCTCCGAGGAGATCATCGTCATCAACAAGGAGGCCACAGCCGAGGCCCTCACCGCCCTCACGGCTGGCTTCCCTGCTGACTCCCTCACCGAGGAGGAGATCGAGGCCGGCGTCGTTTCCTCCATCGGCGGCATCGAGCAGGTAAACTACATCCTCATCCGCAACCACATCCTCTCCAAATGGCGCGAGAACGTCTCGAATTGGCTCACAAAGGagatcttttcctttttgattcCGCCCCACTGCGAGACCCTCTTGAATTCAGCGTACAATTTCCTCGTTTCGCATGGGTACGTGAACTTCGGGATCGCCCCGGCGATCAAAGAGAAGATTCCGGCGGAGCCAACGAACCCAAATGTGATTATCATCGGAGCTGGGCTGGCGGGGTTGGCTGCCGCGAGGCAACTGATGATATTTGGATTTAAAGTTGTCGTCTTGGAGGGGAGGAAGAGGTGTGGGGGGAGAGTGTATACAAAGAGATTGGAGGGGTCTAACAAGTTTGCTGCTGCTGAGTTGGGTGGGAGTGTCTTGACAGGGACGCTTGGAAACCCGCTTGGGATCATTGCCAAACAGCTGGGTTCAACGCTTCATAAGATCAGAGATAAGTGCCCCTTGTATAGGCCTGATGGAAAGCCAGTGGAACAGGAGATAGATATCAAGGTGGAGAATGCCTTCAACCGGCTGTTGGACAAGGCGAGCCGGCTGAGGCAGTGTATGGGAGAGGTTGCGATGGATGTGTCGCTTGGGGCTGCTTTGGAGACCTTCCGGCAGGTGTATGGAGATGCTGTGACTGAAGAAGAGATGCAATTGTTCAATTGGCACTTGGCGAATTTGGAGTATGCAAATGCTGGGCTGCTCTCCAAGCTCTCACTAGCATTTTGGGACCAGGATGATCCTTATGATATGGGTGGAGACCACTGCTTCTTGCCTGGAGGGAATGGGCGGCTGATTCAGGCTCTGGCTGAGAATGTTCCAATCATTTATGAGAAGACTGTGCATACGATCCGTTATGGTGGAGATGGAGTGCAGGTTGTTGCAGGTGGGCAGGTTTATGAGGGGGATATGGCATTGTGCACAGTACCACTAGGAGTTTTGAAGAATGGGTCCATAAAATTTGTACCAGAGCTGCCTCAGAGGAAGCTTGATGGGATAAAGAGGTTGGGGTTTGGCTTGTTGAATAAGGTCGCCATGCTATTCCCTTATGTTTTCTGGAGCACAGACCTTGATACATTTGGGCATTTGTCAGATGATCCAAGTCGTCGAGGGGAGTTCTTTTTATTCTATAGCTATGCTACAGTAGCTGGTGGTCCACTCTTAATTGCATTGGTTGCAGGGGAAGCAGCACATAACTTTGAAAGTATGCCTCCAACAGATGCTGTGACAGTAGTTCTTCAGATTCTAAGAG GTATCTATGAACCACAAGGAATTGAAGTTCCAGACCCCCTCCAAAGTGTTTGCACTAGATGGGGTACTGACTCCTTCAGTTTAGGTTCCTATTCTCATGTTGCTGTGGGAGCATCGGGAGATGACTACGATATTTTAGCAGAAAGTGTTGGAGATGGCCGGCTCTTTTTTGCTGGTGAGGCCACCACGAGGCGTTACCCTGCAACCATGCATGGTGCTTTCATCAGTGGCCTGCGAGAAGCTGCTAATATGGCTCACCATGCTAATGCTCGAGCACTGCAAATAAAAGTGGAAAGGAGCCCATCAAAGAACACTCAAACATGTGCTGCACTTCTAGCAGATTTGTTTCGGGAACCTGATATAGAATTTGGAAACTTTTCTGTTATTTTCGGCCGCAAATCATCTGATCCCAAATCTACAGCAATCTTGAGAGTTGCATTAGGTGGTCCAAGAAAGAAGAGTAGTAATGAGGGAACAAAAGCAGACCAACAGCATTCAAATAAGTTGCTATTTCAGCAGCTCCAATCACATTATAATAATCAGCAGCAGCTTCATGTCTACACGTTGTTATCTCGGCAACAGGCTATGGAGTTAAGAGAGGTGAGAGGAGGGGATGAGATGAGGCTACATTATCTGTGTGAAAAGCTTGGCATAAAGTTGGTTGGTAGAAGAGGTCTGGGTCCAGCGGCTGATTCTGTTATTGCTTCCATCAAGGCTGAGAGGAGCAACCGTAGAACCAATTCAGTTTCATTAGACTGA